AGCAGCGCCCGCTTCCCGCCTGAGAGCGGCGTCCAGCCCACCTGCTCGAGAGAGGCAGCGAAGAGTTTCATGTTCGACAAGATCCTGGTGGCGAACCGCGGTGAGATCGCGGTCCGCGCCTTCCGAGCGGCGTACGAACTCGGTGCGAGCACCGTCGCCGTCTACCCCGCGGAGGACAGGCACTGCATCCACCGCGGCAAGGCCGACGAGGCGTATCAGATTGGCGAGCCCGGCCATCCGGTGCAGGCGTATCTGAACGTCGAGGAGATCGTGCGGGTGGCGCGCGAATGCGGCGCCGACGCGGTGTATCCCGGCTACGGGTTCATCTCCGAGAATCCGGACCTCGCGGGAGCCTGTGCGCGGGAGGGCATCACGTTCGTCGGTCCCAGCGCCGATGTCCTGCGCCTCACCGGCGACAAGCAGCAGGCGGTGACAGCGGCCCGCGCGGCGGGACTGCCGGTCCTGGCCGGATCCGCACCGTCGTCGAATGTCGACGACCTGCTCGCCGCTGCCACCGACATGACCTTCCCGGTGTTCGTGAAAGCGGTCGCCGGCGGCGGTGGCCGGGGCATGCGTCGCGTCGGCGAGATCGCAGAGCTCGCCGAGGCGGTCGGGGCGGCGTCGCGTGAGGCGGCCGCCGCGTTCGGCAATCCGACGGTGTTCCTCGAACAGGCGGTGGTGAATCCCCGCCACATCGAGGTGCAGATCCTCGCCGACTCGCACGGTGACGTCGTCCATCTCTACGAACGGGACTGCAGCCTGCAGCGCCGACATCAGAAGGTCGTCGAGATCGCGCCCGCGCCGAACCTCGACCCGGCGCTGCGTGAGCGGATCTGCGCGGACGCCGTCGCGTTCGCGCGCCAGATCGGCTACTCGTGTGCGGGCACCGTCGAGTTCCTCGTCGACGAACGCGGTCAGCACTTCTTCATCGAGATGAATCCGCGCATTCAAGTGGAGCACACGGTCACCGAGGAGATCACCGACGTCGACCTCGTCGCCGCGCAGTTGCGGGTGGCGGCGGGAGCGTCCCTCGCCGACCTGGGTCTGCGCCAGGACACGATCGCGATCCGCGGTGCCGCACTGCAGTGTCGCATCACCACCGAGGACCCGGCGGCGGGCTTCCGCCCGGCGACCGGGAAGGTCACCGCGTACCGTGCACCGGGCGGCGCGGGCGTCCGGCTCGACGGCGCCGCGGCCCTCGGCAGCGAGGTGACCGGACACTTCGATTCGATGTTGGTGAAGCTGACTTGCCGCGGCGCGGACTTCGACACCGCGGTCCGACGAGAACGTCGTGCGCTCGCCGAGTTCCGGATCCGCGGCGTCACCACGAACATCAGTTTCCTGCAGGCGGTGCTCGACGACCCGGACTTCCGTGCGGGCCGGATCACGACGGCGTTCATCGAGGACCGGCCCGACCTGCTCACCGCGCGCGTCGACGACGACAAGGGCACCAAGCTGCTGTCGTATCTGGCGGATGTGACAGTTCACAAGCCGTACGGCGAACTGCCGACGCCCGTCCACCCGCACACCAAGCTGCCCGCGCTCGACCGGTCGGTCCTCGCATCACCGCCTGCCGGTTCCAAACAGCGGCTCGACGGGCTGGGCCCCGCCGGATTCGCACGCGCGCTCCGCGAGCAGAAGGCCCTGGCCGTCACCGACACCACGTTCCGCGACGCTCACCAGTCTCTGTTGGCGACACGCGTCCGGACCAGCGGACTGTCGGTGGCCGGGCCGTACGTCGCGGCGACGACACCGGAGCTGCTGTCGGTGGAATGCTGGGGAGGCGCCACCTACGACGTGGCCCTGCGATTCCTGAAAGAGGACCCGTGGGATCGGCTGGCGCGCCTGCGGGAGGCGATACCCAACATCTGCCTGCAGATGCTGCTGCGCGGCAAGAACACCGTCGGCTACACCCCGTACCCCACGGATGTGACAACGGCGTTCGTGCGTGAGGCCGCCGATACCGGCATCGACATCTTCCGCATCTTCGACGCCCTGAACAGCGTCGACGCGATGCGTCCGGCGATCGACGCGGTCCTGGAGACCGGCACCACGGTGGCCGAGGTGGCGATGAGTTACACCGGAGACCTCGCGAACCCCGCCGAGGACGTCTACACCCTCGACCACTACCTGCGGTTGGCGGAGCACATCGTCGACGCCGGCGCGCACGTGCTCGCGATCAAGGACATGGCCGGTCTGCTCCGTCCGGCCGCGGCTCGCACCCTGGTGTCGGCGCTGCGATCGAACTTCGATCTGCCGATCCACCTGCACACCCACGACACGCCTGGCGGCCAGTTGGCGACGTATCTCGCGGCGTGGGAAGCCGGTGCGGATGCGGTCGACGGTGCGAGTGCCGCATTGGCGGGGACGACGAGTCAGCCGTCGCTGTCGGCGATCGTGGCGGCGGCCGCGCACACCGAGTACGACACGGGACTAGACCTTGGTGCTGTGTGCTCGATGGAGCCGTATTGGGAGGCGGTCCGTCGCGAGTATGCGCCGTTCGAGTCGGGCATCCCCGCGCCGACGGGCCGGGTGTACACGCACGAGATCCCGGGCGGGCAGCTGTCGAACCTGCGACAGCAGGCGACGTCGATCGGTGTCGGCAACCGCTTCGAAGCTGTCGAGAACGCCTATGCGGCGGCCAACGAACTGCTGTTGCGTCCGGTGAAGGTGACACCGTCGTCGAAGGTGGTCGGCGATCTGGCGATCGCATTCGTCGCACAGGGTGTGACCGCAGAGCAGTTCGCGGCCAACCCGGCGGCGTACGACATCCCCGACTCGGTAATCGGCTTCCTCAACGGGGAACTGGGGGAGCCGGCCGCCGGTTGGCCCGAGCCGCTGCGATCACTGGTCCTCGCAGGCCGCGAACGCCGCAGTGTCGTGACCGAACTGACAGTGGACGATCTCGATGCGCTGAACACGGGCGGAACCGTCCGCAGGCAGGCGCTGAACCGCTTGCTGTTCCCCGGCCCTACGGCCGACTACCTCGACCACCTGGCGAAGTTCGGCGACACGTCCAAGCTTCCGGCGCACCAGTTCTTCTTCGGGCTGCAGCCCGGTCTGGAGCATCGGGTGAAGTTGCGCCCGGGCGTCGACCTGCTGATCTCGCTGGAAGCGATCAGCGAGCCCGATGACACCGGCGTCCGTACCGTGCTGCTTACCGTCAACGGCCACCTGCGGTCGGTGTTCGTCCGGGACCGCGGTGTGGACGCGGTCGTCGCGGCCGCCGAACAGGCGGATAAAAACAATCCGAGCCATGTCGGCGCACCGTTCGCCGGTGTCGTGTCGGTGACGGTGGGCGTGGGGGACACGGTCGCCGCGGGGGCGGTCGTCGCGACGATCGAGGCGATGAAGATGGAGGCGTCGATCACGAGTCCGACGGCGGGAACCGTTCGGCGAGTCGTGTTCACCACCGCAACCGAGGTGTCGCCGGGCGACCTCCTGGTGGAACTCGGCTGAACTCCGTCCGCCGCGGTCCGGCTCACCAACGGACCGCGGCAGACGACGACTGTGGCCCGCGAGAATTCTCGCGGGCCGCAGTCGTCGTGTGGGCCGGTCAGCGCACGGCGGCCGCGGCCTGAACCATGTTGGTCAGCGCTTCGGTCACCTCGGCCGTGGTGCGGGTCTTGAGTCCGCAGTCGGGGTTCACCCAGAGACGGTCGGCCGGGACCGCGGCCAACGCCTCCCGCAGTGAAGCGGCGATCTCGTCGACGCCCGGCACGCGCGGCGAGTGGATGTCATAGACGCCCGGTCCCACCTGCGTCGCGAAGCCGATCGCGTTGAGGTCCGCGAGCACCTCCATGTGCGAGCGGGCCGCCTCGATGGAGGTGACGTCGGCGTCCAATCCCGCGATCGCGCCGATGACCTCGCCGAACTCCGAGTAGCACAGGTGCGTGTGGATCTGCGTCGCGTCGGCCACGCCCGCCGTCGACAGGCGGAACGACGTGACGGCCCAGTCGAGGTACGCCTCCCGGTCGGCGGCCCGCAGCGGCAGCAGTTCACGGAGGGCCGGTTCATCGACCTGGATGATCGTGGCACCCGAGCGTTCGAGGTCGACGGTCTCGTCGCGGATGGCGAGCGCAACCTGGTTCGCCGAGACGGCGAGCGGCTGATCGTCCCGGACGAACGACCACGCCAGGATGGTCACCGGACCGGTCAGCATGCCCTTGACAGGCTTGGACGTGAGCGACTGAGCGTAGGAGATCCAGTCGACGGTCATCGCGGCCGGGCGCACCACGTCGCCGAAGAGGATCGGCGGACGGACACAGCGCGAGCCGTACGACTGCACCCAGCCGTTCGCGGTGGCGAAGAACCCGTCGAGCTGCTCGGCGAAGTACTGCACCATGTCGTTGCGCTCGGGCTCGCCGTGCACGAGCACATCGAGTCCGATCCGCTCCTGCAATGCGATGACATCGGCGATCTCGGCGCGCATGCGCTCGACGTAGCCGGCCTCGTCGATCGCACCGGTGCGCAACGCCTGACGCGCCTTGCGGATGTCAGTGGTCTGCGGATACGAGCCGATCGTGGTGGTCGCGAGAGTCGGCAGGCCGAGCGCGGCGTCCTGGATCACGCGGCGATCGGCGGCGGCCGTACGGGTCGAGTCGGCGCTTGTCAGAGCAGCGAGGCGGCCGCGGACGGAGTCGACGTGCAGACGCGGATCGCCTGAGCGGGATGCCAGCGCGGCACGTGCGGCGTCGAACTCGGCAGCCTGGTAGGCCCGGCCGTGCGCGTAGGCCCGACCCAATGCGGTGACCTCGCCGACCTTCTCCTCGGCGAACGCCAGCCAGCCGTGCAGCGCCGGGTCGAGACCGTCCTCGCCGCGCAGCGTGTAGGGGACGTGCAGCGTGGAACAGGACGTGGACACCGCGAGCGTGCCGACGACTCCGCGGATCGACTCGAGGCGGCCCAGCGCCGCGTCGAGGTCGGTACGCCACACGTTGCGGCCGTCGACCACACCCGCGACGACGTGCTTGTCGTCGAGACCAGCAGCCAGCACGGTCTCGACGGACCCGCTCACCAGATCGACGCCGACACCTTCGACGTCGGTCCGTGCCAATGCGGCCAGGGCGTCGCCCGCATCGCCGAAGTACGTCTGCACGAGGATCGACGGGCGATCCGTCGCCGCGGCCAGTGTGCCGTAGACGCGTTCGGCCAGTTCAGCGAGACCCTCGTGGGAGTCGGTCACCAGGATCGGCTCGTCGATCTGCACCCATGACGCACCCGCGGCAGCCAAACGCTCGAGCAGGTCGACATACAGCGGGATCAGCTCGTCGATGCGCGACAGCGGGTTCGCATCGTCCGCCGTCGCGGGCTTGGACAGCCCGAGGAACGTGATCGGCCCGATCACCACCGGCCGGGCGGGGACGCCTTGCGCCCGGGCTTCGGCGAGCTC
This genomic window from Gordonia sp. PDNC005 contains:
- a CDS encoding pyruvate carboxylase, which gives rise to MFDKILVANRGEIAVRAFRAAYELGASTVAVYPAEDRHCIHRGKADEAYQIGEPGHPVQAYLNVEEIVRVARECGADAVYPGYGFISENPDLAGACAREGITFVGPSADVLRLTGDKQQAVTAARAAGLPVLAGSAPSSNVDDLLAAATDMTFPVFVKAVAGGGGRGMRRVGEIAELAEAVGAASREAAAAFGNPTVFLEQAVVNPRHIEVQILADSHGDVVHLYERDCSLQRRHQKVVEIAPAPNLDPALRERICADAVAFARQIGYSCAGTVEFLVDERGQHFFIEMNPRIQVEHTVTEEITDVDLVAAQLRVAAGASLADLGLRQDTIAIRGAALQCRITTEDPAAGFRPATGKVTAYRAPGGAGVRLDGAAALGSEVTGHFDSMLVKLTCRGADFDTAVRRERRALAEFRIRGVTTNISFLQAVLDDPDFRAGRITTAFIEDRPDLLTARVDDDKGTKLLSYLADVTVHKPYGELPTPVHPHTKLPALDRSVLASPPAGSKQRLDGLGPAGFARALREQKALAVTDTTFRDAHQSLLATRVRTSGLSVAGPYVAATTPELLSVECWGGATYDVALRFLKEDPWDRLARLREAIPNICLQMLLRGKNTVGYTPYPTDVTTAFVREAADTGIDIFRIFDALNSVDAMRPAIDAVLETGTTVAEVAMSYTGDLANPAEDVYTLDHYLRLAEHIVDAGAHVLAIKDMAGLLRPAAARTLVSALRSNFDLPIHLHTHDTPGGQLATYLAAWEAGADAVDGASAALAGTTSQPSLSAIVAAAAHTEYDTGLDLGAVCSMEPYWEAVRREYAPFESGIPAPTGRVYTHEIPGGQLSNLRQQATSIGVGNRFEAVENAYAAANELLLRPVKVTPSSKVVGDLAIAFVAQGVTAEQFAANPAAYDIPDSVIGFLNGELGEPAAGWPEPLRSLVLAGRERRSVVTELTVDDLDALNTGGTVRRQALNRLLFPGPTADYLDHLAKFGDTSKLPAHQFFFGLQPGLEHRVKLRPGVDLLISLEAISEPDDTGVRTVLLTVNGHLRSVFVRDRGVDAVVAAAEQADKNNPSHVGAPFAGVVSVTVGVGDTVAAGAVVATIEAMKMEASITSPTAGTVRRVVFTTATEVSPGDLLVELG
- the metE gene encoding 5-methyltetrahydropteroyltriglutamate--homocysteine S-methyltransferase translates to MSLDTTHPTTSPFNATVPGTARIGANRELKRAVEAYWAGRSDRAALESVAAVLRRDGWRQLLTAGLDSIPVNTFSYYDQILDTAVLLGALPTRVASIDDPLDAYFAAARGSDGAGSEASGPCSHGVAPLEMTKWFDTNYHYLVPEIGADITFALDPTKVLSELAEARAQGVPARPVVIGPITFLGLSKPATADDANPLSRIDELIPLYVDLLERLAAAGASWVQIDEPILVTDSHEGLAELAERVYGTLAAATDRPSILVQTYFGDAGDALAALARTDVEGVGVDLVSGSVETVLAAGLDDKHVVAGVVDGRNVWRTDLDAALGRLESIRGVVGTLAVSTSCSTLHVPYTLRGEDGLDPALHGWLAFAEEKVGEVTALGRAYAHGRAYQAAEFDAARAALASRSGDPRLHVDSVRGRLAALTSADSTRTAAADRRVIQDAALGLPTLATTTIGSYPQTTDIRKARQALRTGAIDEAGYVERMRAEIADVIALQERIGLDVLVHGEPERNDMVQYFAEQLDGFFATANGWVQSYGSRCVRPPILFGDVVRPAAMTVDWISYAQSLTSKPVKGMLTGPVTILAWSFVRDDQPLAVSANQVALAIRDETVDLERSGATIIQVDEPALRELLPLRAADREAYLDWAVTSFRLSTAGVADATQIHTHLCYSEFGEVIGAIAGLDADVTSIEAARSHMEVLADLNAIGFATQVGPGVYDIHSPRVPGVDEIAASLREALAAVPADRLWVNPDCGLKTRTTAEVTEALTNMVQAAAAVR